A stretch of alpha proteobacterium HIMB59 DNA encodes these proteins:
- a CDS encoding Prephenate dehydrogenase (PFAM: Prephenate dehydrogenase), with product MFKNILIIGFGMIGSSIARSIPKSSKQPNIYAFDKSKDFSKRLKKSKLNVSSIKSLEDIKKLSIDLIIICTPVLQYETILKKIDNLHDQNFIVTDVGSTKKNIEDIYFKNNFKFRFVPSHPIAGIEKSGLENGFLGLFDNRYSIICPLKNSNDKDISLVSKFWKSLSMKIEVMSAREHDHVLSLTSHLPHIISYSLVLTAIKKEKSLNSKLVKFSAGGFRDFTRVAGSDPEMWRDIFLANSKEIKKLTNMFIGELQKFSKELNSQNSKKLLTKLQKTKNIRNRIVKARQAGKFIPND from the coding sequence ATGTTTAAAAATATATTAATTATCGGCTTTGGAATGATTGGGTCATCTATAGCGAGATCGATACCAAAATCTTCAAAACAGCCCAATATCTATGCTTTTGACAAATCCAAAGATTTTTCAAAAAGATTAAAAAAGTCAAAATTGAATGTTAGTTCCATCAAATCTCTTGAAGATATTAAGAAATTATCAATAGATTTGATCATTATATGTACACCTGTCCTACAGTATGAAACTATTTTAAAGAAAATAGATAATTTACATGATCAGAACTTTATAGTGACTGATGTAGGTTCAACTAAAAAAAATATTGAGGATATTTATTTTAAAAATAATTTTAAATTTAGATTTGTTCCTTCTCACCCTATAGCTGGAATTGAAAAATCCGGATTAGAAAATGGCTTTTTAGGCTTATTTGATAACCGCTACAGTATCATCTGCCCTTTAAAAAATTCGAATGATAAAGATATTTCATTAGTTAGCAAGTTTTGGAAATCTTTATCTATGAAAATAGAAGTGATGTCTGCAAGAGAACATGATCATGTACTTAGCCTAACTTCACATTTGCCACATATTATTTCTTATTCTTTAGTCTTAACAGCTATTAAAAAAGAAAAATCCTTAAACTCTAAGCTAGTTAAATTCTCTGCTGGAGGTTTTAGAGATTTTACTCGTGTCGCTGGTAGTGATCCAGAAATGTGGAGAGATATCTTTCTGGCAAATAGTAAAGAGATTAAGAAATTAACAAATATGTTTATTGGAGAGCTCCAAAAATTCTCAAAAGAGTTGAATTCTCAAAATTCTAAAAAATTATTAACAAAATTACAAAAAACAAAAAATATTAGAAATCGAATTGTAAAGGCAAGACAAGCAGGAAAATTTATTCCTAATGATTAA
- a CDS encoding hypoxia-induced family protein (PFAM: Hypoxia induced protein conserved region), with product MSTSGILPIILIISMLLALLMVVVGVIAMAKNGNFNKKHSNKLMRMRVLFQGIAVFVFAAIIYLSR from the coding sequence ATGAGCACATCTGGCATCTTACCCATTATTCTCATTATATCTATGCTTTTGGCATTGCTTATGGTGGTGGTAGGTGTCATTGCAATGGCTAAAAATGGAAATTTTAACAAAAAACATAGCAATAAACTTATGAGAATGAGAGTGTTATTTCAAGGTATAGCTGTTTTTGTCTTTGCTGCCATTATATATTTATCAAGATAA
- a CDS encoding HNH endonuclease (PFAM: HNH endonuclease) has product MINSNHCPSLVLNADYRPLSYFPLSIWSWKDTVKAVFLDRVNIVEEYDQKVSSPSFEMYLPSIIALKDYIPHNHTPAFTRFNVFLRDDFTCQYCYEKFSTKELTFDHLIPRSKGGLTNWENVVTACSHCNWTKGSKSLSQVGFKLMRKPKEPSQYSLRLKSKNFPSDYLHSSWRDYLYWDSILEKD; this is encoded by the coding sequence ATGATAAATTCGAATCATTGTCCATCATTGGTTCTCAACGCAGATTATCGTCCTCTTAGTTATTTTCCTTTATCTATATGGAGCTGGAAAGATACTGTAAAAGCAGTTTTTTTAGATAGAGTAAACATAGTTGAGGAGTATGACCAAAAAGTATCATCTCCCTCCTTTGAAATGTATCTGCCAAGTATTATAGCTTTAAAAGATTACATTCCTCATAATCACACGCCCGCCTTTACTAGGTTTAATGTATTTTTAAGAGATGATTTTACTTGTCAGTATTGTTATGAAAAATTTTCTACCAAAGAATTAACTTTTGATCATTTGATTCCACGATCTAAAGGAGGGTTAACTAACTGGGAGAATGTAGTTACGGCATGTTCCCATTGTAATTGGACGAAAGGAAGTAAGAGTTTATCTCAGGTAGGGTTTAAATTAATGAGAAAACCTAAAGAGCCCTCTCAATACTCCTTAAGGTTAAAAAGTAAGAATTTTCCATCTGATTATCTTCATTCTAGTTGGAGAGACTATCTTTATTGGGATAGTATATTAGAAAAGGATTAA
- a CDS encoding Disulfide bond formation protein DsbB (PFAM: Disulfide bond formation protein DsbB): MLNSKNLFFLTVLFSIFAILSAFFMQYALGHAPCKLCTYQRIPYYVIILIGLVKLLFPQIIKLSFLMLILSLIAEFLISNYHTLSTYEIISYSGCQSAEIPNDINQLKEALMSDTLIVNCSNANLKYFGIPLSLYNSFFSLMFLILIIFYGRKEKIKKT; encoded by the coding sequence ATGCTTAATTCGAAAAATTTATTTTTTTTAACTGTTTTGTTTTCTATTTTTGCAATCTTATCAGCTTTCTTTATGCAATATGCACTAGGTCATGCTCCATGCAAATTATGTACTTATCAAAGAATTCCATATTACGTTATTATTTTGATTGGTTTAGTTAAACTTTTATTTCCTCAAATTATTAAACTTTCATTTCTCATGCTTATTCTCTCATTGATAGCAGAATTTTTAATTTCTAATTACCACACACTTAGTACCTATGAGATAATTAGTTATAGCGGTTGCCAAAGTGCAGAAATTCCGAATGATATCAATCAACTAAAAGAGGCGTTGATGAGTGATACTCTTATTGTGAACTGCTCAAATGCTAATTTGAAATATTTTGGCATACCCCTATCGCTTTATAATTCTTTTTTTTCATTAATGTTTCTGATACTAATAATTTTCTATGGCCGTAAAGAAAAAATTAAAAAAACTTAA
- a CDS encoding hypothetical protein (PFAM: conserved hypothetical protein), giving the protein MTELVIQLGKKFQYLRLSKIVLFSCMLLLIAFEQTRELFLSSASDAYIAVSTFVGATLLVFVFLEKRNFNLQSYIQKNRKLEIPISAFLGAIPGCGGAIMVMSLFTRGVVSFGAVLAALISTMGDAAFLLIATKPQAALIILPVTFFSGIISGYLVKPFTKNFLQKKINREFLITELPKNKTSNKFYLIWFLFLIPGLFLGLMNAFNIEISYIMFGINIIQFSSFLLALYCVFLWVLNPLTDIQMASIHENSFRRVVDTTCFVTVWVIISFVIYELINISTNGAIFESLKYFGPFIPLMAIIIGFIPGCGPQIMITSMYVSGQIPMSAQIGNSISNDGDALFPAIAISAKAAIIATLYSAIPAIFIAYLWYYLIG; this is encoded by the coding sequence GAGCAAACTAGAGAACTTTTTTTATCATCAGCAAGTGATGCCTACATAGCCGTCTCAACTTTTGTAGGAGCTACATTATTAGTATTTGTTTTTTTAGAAAAAAGAAATTTTAACTTACAAAGCTATATTCAAAAAAATAGAAAATTGGAAATTCCTATAAGTGCATTTCTTGGAGCTATTCCAGGATGTGGTGGTGCTATAATGGTTATGAGCTTATTTACAAGAGGAGTAGTTTCTTTTGGAGCTGTTTTAGCAGCATTAATATCTACAATGGGTGATGCCGCTTTTCTTCTTATTGCCACAAAGCCTCAAGCTGCTTTAATTATTTTGCCAGTTACATTTTTTTCAGGAATCATATCTGGGTATCTTGTAAAACCATTTACAAAAAACTTTCTTCAAAAAAAAATAAATCGAGAGTTTTTGATTACCGAATTACCCAAAAATAAAACTTCTAATAAATTTTATTTGATTTGGTTTTTATTTTTAATTCCAGGTTTGTTTTTAGGACTCATGAATGCTTTTAATATTGAAATTTCCTACATTATGTTTGGTATTAATATTATTCAGTTTTCCTCATTTTTGCTTGCTCTATATTGTGTATTTCTCTGGGTTTTAAACCCTTTGACAGATATTCAAATGGCTTCAATACACGAAAATTCTTTTCGAAGAGTAGTTGATACTACATGCTTTGTTACTGTGTGGGTTATAATTTCATTTGTTATCTATGAGTTGATTAATATTTCAACCAATGGGGCTATATTTGAGTCTTTGAAATATTTTGGCCCTTTTATACCTTTAATGGCAATTATTATTGGATTTATTCCAGGCTGTGGCCCTCAAATTATGATCACCTCTATGTATGTATCAGGTCAAATACCGATGTCAGCTCAGATTGGAAATTCTATTTCAAATGATGGAGATGCTCTTTTTCCTGCTATTGCCATCTCTGCTAAGGCCGCAATTATAGCTACATTATATAGCGCGATACCTGCTATATTCATTGCTTATCTTTGGTATTACTTGATAGGCTAA
- a CDS encoding diaminopimelate decarboxylase (PFAM: Pyridoxal-dependent decarboxylase, C-terminal sheet domain; Pyridoxal-dependent decarboxylase, pyridoxal binding domain~TIGRFAM: diaminopimelate decarboxylase), whose translation MFDKILNEFSTPFYLYNEETIIAKTKHLKELDLNFSHKFHFAVKANPNLAILNLLKRQDFGAEVVSAGELFKSLKAGIDPSEVIFDGPGKTEFDLKYAVTQQIKSINVENLEEIDFINEYSLSKGLKTNIGVRLNPNIDADTLEKITTGKSGGKFGISVDQINFDRILEMKGVHLSTLSVHIGSQIVDHQKLIQSYEQLILLADQLNKKNHTITNLDFGGGFGVMDHSDDTLDFYEWQKELQNLLKDKNYHIIFEPGRFIVADSGELITKILYIKNSGDRTIIITDASFSEYLRPALYEIDPPIQTISNSKELKNYDIAGGICESTDFLAKNVNLPEVKVGDYLKFTNVGAYGSSMSSTYNSRPRPLEVLMGKNEYRVIRSRDTLEDLCKNEIM comes from the coding sequence ATGTTTGATAAAATTTTAAATGAGTTTTCTACTCCCTTCTATCTTTATAATGAAGAGACTATAATAGCTAAAACAAAACATCTAAAAGAATTAGATTTAAATTTTTCTCATAAATTTCATTTTGCTGTTAAGGCAAATCCTAATTTAGCTATTCTCAATTTACTTAAAAGACAAGATTTTGGTGCCGAGGTAGTTTCTGCTGGAGAATTATTTAAATCGCTTAAAGCCGGCATAGATCCATCCGAAGTTATTTTTGATGGACCAGGGAAAACTGAATTTGATTTAAAATATGCTGTTACTCAACAAATTAAATCTATAAATGTTGAGAATTTAGAGGAAATAGACTTCATTAATGAATATTCCTTAAGCAAAGGTTTAAAAACAAATATTGGAGTAAGACTAAACCCTAATATAGATGCCGATACTCTTGAAAAAATCACTACAGGAAAGTCTGGTGGTAAATTTGGTATATCTGTGGACCAAATTAATTTTGATAGAATTTTAGAGATGAAAGGTGTTCATTTATCAACTTTATCAGTTCATATAGGAAGTCAGATTGTCGATCATCAAAAATTGATACAATCATACGAGCAATTAATTTTACTCGCAGATCAGTTAAACAAAAAAAATCATACAATTACTAATCTTGATTTCGGTGGTGGTTTTGGAGTGATGGATCATTCTGATGACACTTTAGACTTTTATGAATGGCAAAAAGAATTACAAAACCTACTTAAAGATAAAAACTATCATATTATATTTGAGCCTGGCAGATTCATTGTTGCTGATAGTGGAGAATTAATTACAAAAATTCTTTACATCAAAAATAGCGGTGATCGAACAATTATTATTACAGATGCTTCTTTTTCAGAATATCTCCGTCCAGCTCTCTATGAAATTGACCCCCCGATCCAAACCATAAGCAATTCAAAAGAACTCAAAAACTACGATATTGCAGGAGGTATTTGTGAGTCGACAGATTTTTTAGCTAAAAATGTAAATTTACCAGAAGTAAAAGTGGGAGATTACTTAAAATTTACTAATGTCGGCGCTTATGGCTCATCTATGTCATCTACTTATAATAGTCGTCCAAGACCACTTGAAGTCTTAATGGGAAAGAATGAGTACAGAGTCATTCGTTCAAGAGATACCCTTGAGGATTTATGTAAAAATGAAATCATGTAA
- a CDS encoding Phospholipase/Carboxylesterase (PFAM: Phospholipase/Carboxylesterase) — translation MKKIVLFLHGYGSNGSDLISLKDYFHLNQSETEFISPNAPEPCEFNFFGYQWFALRERSEEEIQAGLKSAFFYLDEIVNDIKKKFQINSDQISILGFSQGSMLATYYALQNEDTFQNIFSLSGSLPKKILEEIELKKNNTKYLIFHGKIDDVVSPNQAIETHSFLSDQKIKSQLIMDDNCGHSISPLAIEAINNQFKNWI, via the coding sequence ATGAAAAAAATAGTTCTTTTTCTTCATGGTTATGGCTCTAATGGTAGCGATCTCATTTCATTAAAGGATTATTTTCATCTCAATCAATCTGAAACAGAATTTATTTCTCCTAACGCCCCAGAACCATGTGAATTTAATTTTTTTGGCTATCAATGGTTTGCTTTAAGAGAAAGATCAGAGGAAGAAATTCAAGCAGGCTTAAAATCTGCATTTTTTTATTTAGATGAAATTGTGAACGATATCAAAAAAAAATTTCAGATTAATTCTGATCAAATTTCAATCCTTGGATTTTCACAAGGTTCAATGCTAGCGACATATTATGCTCTTCAAAACGAAGATACTTTTCAAAATATTTTTTCATTATCTGGTTCGTTGCCAAAAAAAATTCTTGAGGAAATAGAATTAAAAAAAAATAATACTAAATATTTGATATTTCATGGAAAAATAGATGATGTAGTCTCCCCAAACCAAGCCATAGAGACTCATAGTTTTCTCTCAGATCAAAAAATCAAAAGTCAATTAATTATGGATGATAATTGTGGTCATTCAATAAGCCCTTTGGCGATAGAAGCTATCAACAATCAATTTAAAAATTGGATTTAA
- a CDS encoding Aminotransferase class I and II (PFAM: Aminotransferase class I and II~TIGRFAM: histidinol-phosphate aminotransferase) yields the protein MTKNKPKNNYQGGAEDFKGFIRLSSNENNDGPSSRVKTALKNNVNFSNIYPELDGETLRNQISKTYSLNSEQLILGAGSDEVLQMIYATFTKPGDEVIFTKYAFAMYAIYAKNFKCKPRIFNDSKFQFSLNEFAKLASSKTKIIFLANPNNPTGSIFYKDEIINFIKKINKKTLIVLDSAYCEYLQEKNYDDGLSLVKKFPNLIITRSFSKIYALGGLRIGWGYSSMQNILKLYQYKKPFNVSRLSCIAATEALKDQRWISRSIKNNQNNKKYTANNLNNSLIKTIDTTANFILLKFSHEKIANKFVKFLYTNKITVRHLASYGLPKYVRMTIGSLTEMKKTIKVCNRFNV from the coding sequence ATGACTAAAAATAAGCCAAAAAATAACTATCAAGGCGGGGCTGAGGATTTCAAAGGCTTTATTCGATTATCTTCTAATGAAAATAATGACGGTCCTTCTAGCAGAGTAAAAACTGCTTTAAAAAATAATGTTAATTTCTCTAATATTTATCCAGAATTAGATGGCGAAACTCTCAGAAATCAAATTTCTAAAACTTATTCTTTAAATTCTGAGCAACTTATTTTAGGAGCTGGATCAGATGAAGTTTTACAAATGATCTATGCCACTTTTACCAAACCTGGAGATGAAGTAATTTTCACTAAATATGCTTTTGCAATGTACGCTATTTATGCAAAGAACTTTAAATGTAAGCCTAGAATTTTCAATGACTCAAAATTTCAATTCTCTTTAAATGAATTTGCAAAACTAGCTTCTTCTAAAACAAAAATTATTTTTCTAGCAAATCCAAACAACCCTACAGGATCAATTTTCTATAAGGATGAAATAATTAACTTTATAAAAAAAATAAATAAAAAAACCTTAATTGTTTTGGACTCAGCTTACTGTGAATATTTACAAGAAAAAAACTATGACGATGGATTATCTTTAGTAAAAAAATTTCCAAATTTAATTATAACTAGATCTTTTTCAAAGATTTATGCATTAGGAGGTCTTCGAATTGGTTGGGGCTACTCCTCGATGCAAAACATTTTAAAATTATATCAATATAAAAAGCCATTCAATGTCTCTAGATTATCGTGTATTGCTGCCACAGAAGCATTAAAAGATCAGCGTTGGATTTCCAGAAGTATAAAAAATAATCAAAATAATAAAAAATATACAGCTAATAATTTAAATAATTCTTTGATTAAAACGATAGATACTACAGCAAATTTTATCCTTCTTAAATTTAGTCATGAAAAAATAGCAAATAAATTTGTGAAATTTCTCTATACCAATAAAATTACTGTAAGGCATCTAGCTTCATACGGTTTACCTAAATATGTGCGTATGACTATCGGCAGTCTTACTGAAATGAAAAAAACAATTAAGGTTTGTAATAGGTTTAATGTTTAA
- a CDS encoding Ubiquinone biosynthesis protein COQ7 (PFAM: Ubiquinone biosynthesis protein COQ7), with protein MAVKKKLKKLKPQDKKLIEEIIRVDHAGEHGATQIYRGQLAIFNENTEFGKEIKEMAEQEEIHKSTFDELIVKEDVKPTIMFPIWNIAGYALGVGTALLGKKAAMACTVAVEEVIGQHYEEQAEELKKRKINPQLLKTVKKFREDELEHHDTGVEHQAEMTTGYVLLSKTIKQLCYTAIKISKKY; from the coding sequence ATGGCCGTAAAGAAAAAATTAAAAAAACTTAAACCGCAAGATAAAAAACTAATTGAAGAAATCATTCGTGTTGATCATGCAGGTGAGCATGGCGCGACACAGATTTATAGAGGTCAACTTGCTATTTTCAATGAAAATACAGAATTTGGAAAAGAGATTAAAGAAATGGCGGAGCAAGAAGAAATCCATAAATCAACTTTTGATGAACTTATTGTGAAAGAGGATGTAAAACCTACAATTATGTTTCCTATATGGAATATTGCTGGATATGCACTGGGTGTGGGAACGGCTCTTTTGGGAAAAAAAGCTGCAATGGCTTGCACGGTTGCTGTTGAAGAGGTCATAGGACAACATTACGAAGAGCAAGCTGAAGAACTCAAAAAAAGAAAAATTAATCCTCAGTTACTTAAAACAGTAAAAAAATTTCGTGAAGATGAACTCGAACATCATGATACAGGAGTTGAGCACCAAGCCGAAATGACCACTGGGTATGTTCTCCTTTCAAAGACAATTAAACAGCTCTGTTATACGGCTATAAAAATTTCAAAAAAATATTAA
- a CDS encoding argininosuccinate lyase (PFAM: Lyase~TIGRFAM: argininosuccinate lyase), with protein sequence MTKKKNNKLLSTSINKKTSSLMEDFNSSIDVDQRLIEEDILVTQAHVSALEKLKVISKNEEKKIHQGLNGILNDYQKGKIKFSKKNEDIHMNVEYFLHQRIGDIALKIHTGRSRNDQVATDTRLWTKKSSKEIQELIKMVMHSILYQANKHQETIIPGFTHLQIAQPLSLAHHLLAYLEMFKRDLEYFDFSIYGADENVLGSAALAGSNYQLDQNLLNKKLGFSKSKQNSMDGVSDRDFCMYFLHACTMTSIHLGKLASELILWSSNLAGLFDVHSEYSTGSSIMPQKRNPDSLELIRSKANIIRSKSQEFSNIISNLPLTYFKDFQEDKKIIFDCFDELSICLNVMSDVIKKSHFNKKIGVELCETNFATATDLADYLVIEKNIPFRKSYKTIAEIVQFALNNKMKLSEISLKEFQKFEKSIDSNIYQYIDVKKSLARKKTNMSTNPKEVSKKIRKFQKFLK encoded by the coding sequence ATGACTAAAAAGAAAAATAATAAGCTCTTATCTACCTCTATCAACAAAAAGACATCATCTTTAATGGAAGATTTTAACAGTTCGATAGATGTAGATCAAAGACTTATAGAAGAAGATATTTTGGTCACCCAAGCTCATGTAAGTGCCTTAGAGAAATTAAAAGTAATTTCTAAAAATGAAGAAAAAAAAATCCATCAAGGTTTAAATGGAATTTTAAATGATTATCAAAAAGGAAAGATCAAGTTTTCAAAAAAAAATGAAGATATCCATATGAATGTAGAATATTTTCTTCATCAAAGAATTGGTGATATCGCATTAAAAATTCACACTGGCAGATCAAGAAATGATCAAGTAGCTACTGATACACGCCTATGGACAAAAAAATCATCTAAAGAAATACAAGAATTAATCAAGATGGTTATGCATTCTATTTTATATCAGGCAAACAAGCATCAAGAAACAATCATTCCGGGTTTTACTCATTTACAAATAGCACAACCTTTGTCTCTAGCTCATCACCTATTGGCTTACCTTGAAATGTTTAAACGTGATTTGGAATATTTTGATTTTAGCATATATGGTGCAGATGAAAATGTCCTAGGAAGTGCTGCCTTAGCAGGAAGCAACTATCAACTTGATCAAAATTTATTAAATAAAAAACTGGGATTTAGTAAATCAAAACAAAATTCAATGGATGGCGTCAGTGACCGAGATTTTTGCATGTATTTTCTTCATGCCTGTACCATGACTTCAATTCATTTGGGCAAACTTGCCTCTGAATTAATTCTATGGTCAAGTAATTTGGCCGGATTATTTGATGTTCATTCTGAGTACTCAACTGGAAGTTCAATTATGCCTCAAAAAAGAAATCCGGACTCTTTAGAGTTAATACGTTCAAAGGCAAATATAATAAGAAGCAAATCTCAAGAATTTTCGAATATTATTTCTAATCTTCCATTAACTTATTTTAAAGATTTCCAAGAAGATAAAAAAATTATTTTTGATTGTTTTGATGAATTATCTATCTGTCTTAATGTTATGAGCGATGTAATCAAAAAATCACATTTCAATAAAAAAATTGGGGTTGAATTATGTGAGACTAATTTTGCCACTGCTACTGATTTAGCTGATTATTTGGTTATTGAAAAAAATATTCCATTCAGAAAGTCTTATAAAACTATTGCTGAAATCGTGCAATTTGCCTTGAATAATAAAATGAAACTTTCTGAAATATCCTTAAAGGAATTTCAGAAGTTTGAAAAATCAATAGACTCCAACATCTATCAGTATATTGATGTTAAAAAAAGTTTAGCAAGAAAAAAGACAAATATGAGCACTAACCCAAAAGAAGTTTCTAAAAAAATTCGTAAATTTCAGAAGTTCCTAAAGTAA
- a CDS encoding Acyltransferase (PFAM: Acyltransferase~TIGRFAM: 1-acyl-sn-glycerol-3-phosphate acyltransferases): MRFSFLILFYLTTAIVLIISLMGLPFKYKNFRFFVIFFTNNMKWVLRIFNIRIKVINPDLANLKGCLFASKHQSMFETIYFNQLFYNPAYILKKELLSIPLFGTYLKKLGMIAIDRSQGIQSLRYVNEQTAEYVEYRPVIIFPEGTRTTYGEEPDLKPGIFSMYKSLNKPVVPIALNTGLYWPKNNKIKSGEILIEFKEPIQPGLSKQEFLNQLKKAINSLNH, translated from the coding sequence ATGAGATTTAGTTTTTTAATTTTATTTTATTTAACTACAGCAATAGTTTTAATTATTTCTCTAATGGGACTGCCTTTCAAATATAAAAATTTTCGATTTTTTGTTATATTTTTTACTAATAATATGAAGTGGGTACTTCGTATTTTTAATATCAGAATAAAAGTGATCAACCCCGATCTGGCTAATTTAAAAGGATGTCTATTCGCTAGTAAACATCAGTCTATGTTTGAAACAATATACTTTAATCAACTTTTTTATAATCCAGCCTATATCCTCAAAAAAGAATTATTATCTATTCCGCTTTTTGGAACTTATCTAAAAAAACTAGGAATGATAGCCATTGATCGTAGTCAAGGAATCCAAAGTCTAAGATATGTAAATGAACAAACTGCTGAATATGTAGAATATCGTCCCGTAATCATTTTTCCTGAAGGTACCAGGACCACTTATGGAGAAGAGCCTGATTTGAAGCCTGGTATTTTTTCAATGTATAAATCACTAAATAAACCAGTAGTCCCTATAGCTCTTAATACAGGTCTTTATTGGCCTAAAAATAATAAAATTAAATCTGGAGAAATATTAATTGAATTTAAAGAACCTATTCAGCCTGGATTAAGCAAACAGGAATTTCTTAATCAACTAAAAAAAGCTATAAATTCCCTTAATCATTAG
- a CDS encoding putative membrane protein, with protein MWNSIYIYIEKKSTGRYSQFFLSLIAFIESIFFPIPPDVILIPLIHFNKNKFFTSVINCTLFSILGGALGYFLGLFLFDSIKEIFDLSKQALFFNFYDQYGLIAIFLGGFTPIPYKIIAITSGYAKFNFIYFILLSFLSRGLRFLIIGYIVYRFGDYGVELIKKNKTIIFLIIPVLIILIIYLLLGHA; from the coding sequence ATGTGGAACAGCATCTATATTTATATCGAAAAAAAATCAACTGGTCGGTATTCTCAATTTTTTTTATCTCTTATCGCTTTCATTGAAAGTATTTTCTTTCCCATTCCACCAGATGTTATTTTAATTCCTCTTATACACTTTAATAAAAATAAGTTCTTCACATCTGTTATCAACTGTACTTTATTCTCAATCTTAGGTGGTGCATTAGGATATTTTCTTGGCTTATTTTTATTTGACTCAATCAAAGAAATTTTTGATCTCAGTAAACAGGCATTATTTTTTAATTTTTATGACCAATATGGTTTAATAGCAATATTTCTGGGTGGGTTTACACCCATTCCTTACAAAATTATTGCCATAACAAGTGGCTATGCAAAATTTAATTTTATATATTTTATTCTGTTATCATTTTTATCTCGAGGCTTAAGATTTTTAATTATCGGTTATATAGTTTATAGATTTGGAGATTATGGTGTTGAGCTTATAAAGAAAAATAAAACAATTATATTTTTAATTATTCCCGTATTAATTATTTTAATTATATATTTATTATTAGGTCATGCTTAA
- a CDS encoding DUF218 domain protein (PFAM: DUF218 domain) — protein sequence MILFLKRINILLALILLSLALGIVKFKNNLPNQKISNFNVDAIVVLTGGKGERIIEGYNQIENSNQRKLFISGVDNTFNSEVVLVNILNFDRDMVQCCIEVGYLSENTYENALETRYWALEKKIQSILLITSNLHMQRAEFLFNQLSGLEVIPYAVNNEEFIIPFEKMIEEYVKLLISKIVFVKKYEI from the coding sequence ATGATATTATTTTTAAAACGTATTAACATTCTTTTAGCTTTAATTCTTCTATCCTTAGCACTCGGAATAGTAAAATTTAAAAATAACTTACCTAACCAAAAAATAAGTAATTTCAATGTTGATGCTATTGTTGTATTAACTGGTGGAAAAGGCGAAAGAATAATAGAAGGGTATAATCAAATTGAAAATTCTAATCAAAGAAAACTATTTATTTCTGGAGTTGATAACACATTTAATTCAGAAGTAGTATTAGTCAATATCTTAAACTTTGATAGAGATATGGTTCAATGTTGTATAGAGGTGGGATATTTATCTGAAAATACTTATGAGAATGCTTTGGAGACAAGGTATTGGGCTTTAGAAAAAAAAATTCAATCTATTCTTCTTATTACTTCAAATCTTCATATGCAACGAGCTGAATTTCTTTTTAATCAACTCTCAGGGCTGGAAGTTATTCCCTATGCAGTAAATAATGAGGAATTCATAATTCCTTTTGAGAAAATGATAGAAGAATATGTGAAATTATTAATTTCAAAAATAGTATTTGTAAAAAAATATGAGATTTAG